In Deltaproteobacteria bacterium, a single window of DNA contains:
- a CDS encoding S8 family serine peptidase: protein MNVPQAWQALGFPPVDLASRYNVAIALLDSGVKLDHPDLALRISPKYQFNPVKDFPPGVNDDFGHGTQMAGIIAALGRNDQGIDGMMWGTTIMPCKVAESGDARPEALVDCLSWLARKIDVDTLDVASVNYSFAAFCSVKADIDAAEEGIRYLRAKGVLFVASAGNGAGDNDKLPRYPASIPLSNIIAVTTADRDGTFVPNASGKRTVHVAAPGSDIIPIPVLNRDPLCVNILAGTSVAAAEVTGLIALLRAQDQLRKLSDPSYQERSWQQIRNLVLAGGIQSVSLREVTITGRMVRAWDDCPDDATKCTGSMTCRNQIVRRRLLPVRDPTPRQPGAKLLLRYLSINCETPIQVPVELVDVTDGTDAAPGPGVVIPSLNDSHVPPDEVADDGEYTGEWVVPNTPGRTYRIRFWSDDQEDLTVTVAQ from the coding sequence ATGAATGTTCCGCAAGCATGGCAGGCCTTGGGGTTTCCGCCGGTGGACCTCGCTAGTCGGTACAACGTGGCGATTGCGCTGCTGGACAGCGGCGTGAAACTGGACCATCCGGACCTCGCGCTGCGGATTAGCCCCAAGTATCAGTTCAACCCCGTGAAGGACTTTCCCCCCGGCGTCAACGACGATTTCGGGCACGGTACTCAGATGGCTGGGATCATCGCCGCCCTCGGGCGCAACGACCAAGGGATCGACGGGATGATGTGGGGCACTACCATCATGCCGTGCAAAGTTGCCGAGTCGGGGGACGCGCGCCCGGAAGCGCTGGTCGACTGTTTATCGTGGCTCGCGCGAAAAATAGATGTGGACACGCTTGATGTCGCGTCGGTGAACTACTCGTTCGCAGCCTTTTGTAGCGTAAAAGCCGATATCGACGCGGCAGAGGAGGGAATCCGCTACCTTCGTGCTAAGGGAGTACTCTTTGTTGCGAGTGCGGGCAACGGTGCAGGCGACAATGATAAGCTTCCGCGCTACCCAGCTAGCATTCCATTGTCAAACATCATCGCCGTAACGACTGCGGACCGCGACGGCACATTCGTACCCAATGCGTCAGGCAAACGGACGGTACACGTGGCGGCACCGGGCAGCGACATTATCCCTATCCCTGTGCTCAATAGGGATCCCCTCTGTGTCAACATTCTTGCCGGGACCTCTGTGGCCGCTGCGGAGGTGACCGGTCTCATCGCTCTACTCCGGGCCCAGGACCAACTGCGCAAGCTCAGTGACCCAAGCTACCAGGAGCGAAGTTGGCAACAGATCCGAAACCTGGTTCTTGCTGGAGGTATCCAGTCAGTGTCTCTGCGGGAGGTCACCATCACGGGACGTATGGTCCGCGCCTGGGATGATTGTCCGGACGACGCCACCAAGTGCACGGGGTCAATGACCTGCCGCAATCAAATCGTGCGCCGACGGTTACTGCCAGTTCGAGATCCAACGCCACGTCAACCGGGTGCCAAATTGCTCCTGCGCTACCTGAGCATCAACTGCGAGACACCCATTCAAGTCCCGGTGGAACTGGTTGACGTGACAGATGGTACCGATGCGGCGCCTGGACCCGGGGTAGTCATTCCGTCGCTGAATGACAGCCACGTACCTCCAGACGAAGTCGCGGATGACGGCGAGTACACGGGCGAATGGGTTGTTCCCAACACCCCGGGTCGCACGTATCGCATCCGTTTCTGGTCTGACGATCAAGAAGATTTGACCGTGACGGTTGCACAGTAG
- a CDS encoding AAA family ATPase, which yields MGVVYRAHDRETDTDVALKTLAVHDPGELYRLKNEFRSLAGVVHRNLVELYELFVKERECFFTMELVDGVDFIEYVRSDANAVDYERLTDVLRQLVSGLAALHAVGKLHRDVKPSNVLVTRARRVVVLDFGLVTVFGGTRAGDTQPGLVGTLTYMAPEQAWGMEPDPAADWYSVGVMLYEALTGRVPFAGPAAQMLADKGRGKPPAPRTLLPDVPEDLDALTMALLDPAPAGRPGPKDILAKLQERSGATRQTQQAQRVDGDAEDVTFVGRVEELAELQRAFESVSSRQPNVVLVEGPSGIGKSELVRQFLATIESDGRTVVLDGRCHPDEAVPYKALDGLVDRLSRFLMTLPEAGVAALVPRHTGAVTRLFPVLARVPALASWQDGEDAAEPYELRRRGFAALRELLARIGDRQPLVLWIDDLQWGDADSAALLRELLRPPDPPVMLLVLSYRGEDRESAPLADTLKMVSSDLPDKALRRIVLSPLSPTEAHDLAARLSNTPADNQIAAIASQANGSPFLVTQLARYAALRSPTEHEAARPTGLHLQTLLAERIEHLGASAQEILELVSTAGRPLDRSVALEAAGIGERGRPFIARLEHEGLLRTAPRDTQPTVEMYHDRIREVIAAQVPPQRLRTRHRQLAETIERQPSPDPDALFRHFLGADERERAGEWAVRAADRAATALAFVDAAELYGRARELKRWDQAQATTLQVRQADALVNAGRGAESAPMFLDAAQHSEKTEALDLRRRAAEQFLVTGNLDSGTAVMRDLLKAVGLRFPRTVPGAVLASLARLLAMRLRGLEPRTPSKLHASRLQVVRADTSHAVAKGFVMVDPVRGLHFAIRSLSLALQSGERIRIAREMAGVGAALIPLGGPLGRWAVKMLHRSRAVAEETGDPYLLGFTAITMAQKSMIEGRWSDTLDLCDGAVETLRRHCRGVAWELTLGRDVACRALEELGEFAEMQRRTEQKQRQAEEQGDLYAAYTSRSIIAVGCMVSGELEKAREHCREILRFWRSGNFEMQHFYVLRVEAYCDVGDGRPEDAWQKVERAWKQLSRSGLLRHVVLRIDAHLLRARLALATGTVVPAGRAALLSEAEKDAAVIENTRRPDAIGHAAFLRAAVANQRGDRKSAVALLRRAAASFSDRGMSGCAALVAIRLGQLADGGHAALRRRAEEVLESKGIKRPGVLLAMFAPGFPDPRRGESVQNSAE from the coding sequence ATGGGAGTGGTATACCGCGCGCACGATCGCGAGACCGATACCGATGTCGCCCTGAAAACCCTCGCCGTGCACGATCCGGGGGAGCTGTACCGTCTCAAAAACGAGTTTCGTTCACTCGCCGGCGTGGTGCACCGCAACCTGGTCGAGTTGTACGAGCTGTTCGTCAAGGAGCGCGAATGCTTCTTCACGATGGAGTTGGTCGACGGTGTCGACTTCATCGAGTACGTCCGCAGCGATGCGAACGCAGTGGACTACGAACGGCTCACTGATGTCCTGCGGCAACTGGTGTCGGGTCTGGCGGCGCTGCACGCGGTCGGCAAGCTGCACCGCGACGTGAAGCCATCGAACGTGCTGGTGACACGCGCGAGGCGTGTCGTCGTGCTCGATTTCGGGTTGGTCACGGTTTTCGGTGGCACGCGAGCCGGCGACACGCAGCCCGGACTGGTTGGCACCTTGACCTATATGGCGCCGGAACAAGCGTGGGGGATGGAGCCCGATCCCGCCGCTGACTGGTACAGCGTCGGCGTCATGCTGTACGAAGCGTTGACCGGACGAGTGCCGTTTGCGGGGCCTGCCGCGCAGATGCTCGCGGACAAAGGGCGGGGCAAGCCTCCCGCGCCGCGCACGTTGCTGCCGGACGTTCCGGAGGATCTCGACGCGCTGACCATGGCGCTGCTCGACCCTGCGCCCGCGGGGAGGCCTGGCCCGAAGGACATCCTCGCGAAGCTGCAGGAGCGATCTGGAGCCACGCGGCAGACGCAGCAGGCGCAACGTGTCGATGGTGATGCCGAGGACGTCACATTTGTCGGGCGCGTGGAGGAGTTGGCGGAACTCCAGCGCGCCTTTGAGTCGGTCTCCAGCCGGCAGCCGAATGTCGTGTTGGTGGAAGGTCCGTCAGGAATCGGGAAATCAGAACTTGTCCGACAATTTCTCGCGACCATCGAGAGTGATGGACGGACCGTGGTGCTCGACGGCCGCTGCCATCCCGATGAAGCTGTCCCCTACAAGGCGCTCGACGGTCTCGTCGATCGGTTGAGTCGTTTCCTGATGACACTGCCGGAGGCCGGTGTCGCGGCGCTGGTGCCGCGACACACTGGGGCTGTCACGCGGCTCTTCCCGGTGTTGGCCCGGGTTCCCGCATTGGCATCGTGGCAGGACGGCGAAGATGCGGCCGAGCCCTACGAACTGCGACGGCGCGGCTTCGCGGCGCTACGCGAGCTCTTGGCGCGAATAGGCGATCGCCAACCGCTGGTGCTGTGGATCGATGATTTGCAGTGGGGAGACGCCGATAGCGCGGCCCTGCTGCGAGAGCTGCTGCGCCCGCCCGATCCGCCGGTGATGCTGCTCGTGCTGTCCTATCGGGGTGAAGATCGCGAGAGCGCTCCACTCGCCGACACGCTGAAGATGGTGAGCAGCGATCTCCCCGACAAAGCGCTCCGGCGCATCGTCTTATCGCCGCTATCGCCCACCGAAGCGCACGATCTTGCCGCGAGGTTGTCCAATACACCTGCAGACAACCAGATTGCGGCGATTGCCTCACAAGCCAATGGCTCGCCGTTTCTCGTCACGCAACTTGCCCGCTACGCCGCGCTGCGATCGCCGACAGAGCACGAGGCGGCACGACCGACCGGGCTGCATCTGCAAACGTTGCTGGCGGAGCGCATCGAGCATCTGGGCGCGTCGGCACAAGAAATCTTGGAACTCGTGTCGACCGCCGGCCGACCGCTCGATCGCAGCGTCGCTCTCGAAGCCGCGGGCATTGGCGAGCGCGGACGCCCGTTCATCGCCAGGTTGGAACACGAAGGCCTATTGCGCACCGCGCCGCGCGACACCCAACCAACGGTCGAGATGTATCACGACCGCATCCGCGAGGTGATCGCGGCGCAGGTCCCGCCACAGCGCTTGCGCACGCGACATCGACAGCTCGCGGAAACCATCGAACGCCAACCTTCGCCTGACCCAGACGCCCTGTTTCGCCACTTTCTCGGTGCCGATGAACGCGAGCGAGCGGGAGAGTGGGCGGTGCGTGCCGCGGATCGCGCTGCAACCGCTCTGGCATTCGTCGATGCGGCGGAGTTGTACGGGCGTGCGCGCGAACTGAAGCGTTGGGATCAAGCACAGGCAACCACGCTGCAAGTGCGACAGGCCGATGCGTTGGTCAATGCCGGTCGCGGTGCGGAGTCCGCACCGATGTTTCTCGATGCTGCCCAGCACAGTGAAAAGACCGAGGCCCTCGATCTGCGACGACGTGCGGCGGAGCAGTTTCTGGTGACCGGAAACCTAGACAGTGGTACAGCCGTCATGCGCGACTTGCTCAAGGCAGTTGGGCTTCGATTTCCGCGTACCGTTCCTGGGGCAGTCTTGGCCAGCCTAGCGCGCCTACTTGCGATGCGGCTTCGGGGTCTGGAACCACGAACTCCGTCGAAGCTGCATGCCTCGCGTCTGCAAGTTGTGCGGGCGGACACCTCGCACGCTGTCGCCAAGGGCTTCGTAATGGTCGATCCGGTTCGCGGGCTTCATTTCGCAATCCGCAGCCTTTCGCTCGCGCTGCAGTCTGGTGAACGGATACGCATCGCTCGCGAAATGGCGGGTGTCGGTGCCGCACTGATCCCCTTAGGTGGTCCGCTCGGCAGGTGGGCGGTCAAGATGCTTCACCGTAGCCGGGCGGTTGCCGAGGAGACGGGTGATCCGTACCTGCTGGGGTTCACTGCGATCACCATGGCCCAGAAATCAATGATCGAGGGGCGGTGGTCGGATACGCTTGATCTTTGCGATGGAGCAGTCGAGACGCTGCGGCGGCACTGCCGCGGTGTAGCGTGGGAACTCACTCTCGGCCGCGACGTGGCTTGTCGGGCTCTCGAAGAGCTGGGAGAATTTGCCGAGATGCAGCGTCGAACCGAACAGAAGCAGCGCCAGGCGGAAGAGCAGGGAGATCTATATGCCGCCTACACCTCACGATCCATCATTGCCGTCGGTTGCATGGTGAGCGGTGAGTTGGAGAAAGCGCGGGAGCACTGCCGTGAGATTCTCCGGTTCTGGCGCTCGGGCAACTTCGAAATGCAGCACTTCTACGTGCTGCGAGTCGAGGCGTACTGCGATGTTGGCGATGGTCGACCGGAGGATGCATGGCAAAAGGTCGAGCGGGCATGGAAGCAGCTGTCGCGGTCTGGGCTTCTGCGGCACGTGGTTCTGCGCATTGATGCACATTTGCTGCGAGCCCGCCTTGCGCTTGCTACGGGAACTGTAGTGCCGGCGGGCCGAGCCGCTCTGCTCTCTGAGGCTGAGAAGGATGCCGCTGTGATCGAGAACACTCGGCGCCCCGATGCGATTGGTCATGCAGCGTTCTTACGCGCAGCGGTTGCCAATCAGCGCGGCGATCGGAAGAGTGCCGTGGCCCTCCTCAGGAGAGCTGCGGCCAGCTTCTCCGACCGGGGGATGTCTGGGTGTGCGGCTTTGGTCGCGATTCGCCTTGGGCAACTGGCCGACGGAGGCCACGCCGCACTCAGACGTCGGGCAGAAGAGGTCCTAGAGAGCAAGGGCATCAAGCGCCCAGGTGTATTGCTCGCCATGTTCGCACCCGGGTTTCCAGACCCGCGTCGGGGTGAATCGGTGCAGAACTCTGCGGAGTAG
- a CDS encoding sigma-54-dependent Fis family transcriptional regulator has product MAPFLDGALALIVDVADARQGYLELYDDDYLGGEPRWSIAHGFSPDEISVVRRAVSTGIISEAIATGRTVVTASALDDDRFGSRPSVRLARIDAVVCVPIGEDPPRGVLYLQGRAAAGAFSARDQEHAEVFASHLAPLVDRVLEQHSAREASDATRPWREKLRLNAMVGHSDVFASVLKQVALVAPLDVGVLLTGESGTGKSQLARVIHDNGPRAPLPFVELNCAAIPESLVESELFGALPGAHSTATRRMDGKVAAAERGTLFLDEIGELPLSAQAKLLQVLQSKHYYPLGGTKPERADVRVIAATNTDLERAVAEHRFREDLYFRLAVVPIRVPALAEHREDIADLAAYFCADACERHRLPRLELSRNALRALESAEWPGNVRQLAHAVEAAAIRCTGENVRQVERRHVFPPTAAQSADTPDALTLQEATRQFQARFIRDTLEDAAWSVVEAARRMDIARSHLYRLMNAFGIERSPS; this is encoded by the coding sequence ATCGCTCCCTTCCTCGATGGTGCGTTGGCGCTGATCGTTGACGTGGCCGATGCCCGCCAGGGATATCTCGAACTCTATGACGACGACTATCTAGGCGGAGAGCCACGATGGTCGATTGCGCACGGCTTTTCGCCAGACGAGATTTCCGTGGTGCGGCGCGCGGTCTCCACGGGAATCATCAGCGAGGCCATTGCCACCGGGCGCACCGTCGTAACTGCGTCTGCGCTCGACGACGATCGCTTCGGGTCCCGGCCGAGTGTGCGGCTGGCGCGAATCGATGCGGTTGTCTGCGTGCCGATCGGCGAAGACCCGCCGCGCGGTGTGCTCTACCTGCAGGGACGGGCAGCGGCGGGTGCCTTCTCGGCTCGCGATCAGGAGCACGCGGAGGTTTTCGCCTCCCATCTCGCTCCACTTGTCGATCGGGTGCTAGAGCAGCATAGCGCGCGTGAAGCCTCCGATGCCACGCGACCCTGGCGCGAGAAGTTGCGGCTCAATGCGATGGTGGGACACAGTGACGTATTCGCCTCGGTGCTGAAGCAAGTTGCGCTCGTGGCGCCGCTCGATGTCGGTGTCCTACTGACGGGCGAATCCGGTACCGGGAAGAGTCAACTGGCGCGGGTCATTCACGACAACGGCCCACGCGCGCCTCTGCCGTTTGTCGAGCTCAACTGCGCGGCCATCCCCGAGAGTCTGGTAGAAAGCGAACTGTTCGGTGCCCTGCCGGGAGCGCACTCGACCGCAACCCGTCGAATGGACGGCAAGGTTGCCGCCGCCGAGCGCGGTACGCTGTTCCTCGACGAGATCGGCGAGCTGCCGTTGTCAGCGCAAGCGAAGCTGCTACAGGTCCTGCAATCGAAGCACTACTACCCGTTGGGTGGGACCAAGCCGGAGCGAGCCGACGTGCGCGTGATCGCCGCAACCAATACGGACCTCGAGCGCGCCGTGGCGGAGCACCGCTTCCGTGAAGACCTCTACTTCCGACTCGCCGTCGTGCCCATCCGCGTGCCGGCGCTGGCGGAGCACCGTGAGGACATTGCCGATCTTGCCGCCTACTTCTGCGCCGACGCGTGCGAGCGGCATCGCTTGCCGCGCCTGGAGCTGTCGCGGAACGCGTTGCGCGCGCTGGAGTCGGCTGAGTGGCCAGGCAACGTCCGGCAACTCGCCCACGCGGTGGAGGCTGCCGCGATTCGTTGCACCGGCGAGAACGTGCGCCAGGTGGAGCGACGGCACGTGTTCCCTCCAACGGCGGCGCAATCGGCAGACACTCCTGACGCCTTGACATTGCAGGAGGCCACGCGACAGTTCCAGGCGCGATTCATCCGTGACACGTTGGAGGACGCCGCGTGGAGCGTGGTCGAGGCCGCGCGGCGCATGGACATCGCCCGCTCGCATCTCTACCGGTTGATGAACGCCTTTGGCATCGAGCGGAGTCCATCGTGA
- a CDS encoding adenylate/guanylate cyclase domain-containing protein yields MQPTTSAAGENIDSKRTVIERRLAAIMSGDVVGYSQLMAVDEDATVRHLRSSRECIGRLVACHHGRVVDFTGDCFLAEFPSVVAAANCTLVVQDALHSSNANLPVSRRMEFRLGLHLGEVRVEDGALYGTGVNIAARLQALAAPGGICVSQVVLREIASRVAVVCDDLGERSVKNIPEPIRVFRLRRPGSSAVPVPIPLRPLRRRIRRAALPALLALLIPLSAATLSAFAPGARWFGMRPASPAAIAVLPFSDMSTAQDEGYFAEGLVEQLTHALANVRSLRVAARTSAFAVTIAGRDARTIGHLLDAETIIEGSVRRAGNQLRVTVQAIRVADGYHLWSQIYDYEEADALSIQDEIARAVAETLSQQLAGEAGASELCGPGRSRPAAAPEIVHSEARTVGIHASAG; encoded by the coding sequence ATGCAACCGACAACAAGCGCCGCAGGCGAGAACATCGATTCCAAGCGTACCGTGATCGAGCGCCGGCTGGCAGCGATCATGAGCGGCGACGTCGTCGGCTACAGTCAGCTCATGGCCGTGGACGAGGATGCCACCGTGCGGCACTTGCGCAGCAGTCGCGAGTGCATCGGCCGACTGGTCGCCTGTCATCACGGGCGCGTCGTCGACTTTACTGGAGACTGTTTTCTCGCCGAGTTTCCAAGCGTCGTCGCCGCCGCGAACTGCACTCTCGTCGTCCAGGATGCGCTCCATTCTTCCAATGCAAACCTTCCCGTCAGTCGAAGGATGGAGTTTCGCCTCGGCCTGCATCTCGGCGAAGTGCGGGTCGAAGACGGCGCGCTCTATGGAACCGGGGTCAACATCGCGGCGAGGCTCCAGGCGCTAGCCGCTCCGGGTGGGATCTGCGTCTCTCAGGTCGTCTTGCGCGAGATCGCGAGTCGCGTCGCCGTTGTGTGTGACGATCTCGGCGAACGTTCGGTCAAAAACATTCCGGAGCCGATCCGCGTTTTCCGGCTTCGCCGACCCGGAAGCTCAGCTGTTCCGGTACCGATCCCATTGAGGCCGCTCCGGCGTCGTATTCGCCGGGCAGCGCTGCCCGCGTTGCTTGCATTGCTGATACCCTTGAGCGCCGCGACTCTCTCGGCGTTCGCTCCGGGCGCGCGGTGGTTCGGCATGCGGCCGGCGTCCCCAGCGGCAATTGCGGTCCTCCCGTTCAGCGACATGAGCACGGCGCAGGACGAAGGCTATTTCGCGGAAGGACTTGTGGAACAGTTGACCCATGCCCTGGCGAATGTGCGATCGCTACGCGTCGCCGCTCGGACATCCGCGTTCGCGGTTACGATCGCCGGTCGAGATGCCCGTACCATTGGTCACCTCTTGGATGCCGAAACGATCATCGAGGGCAGCGTCAGAAGAGCCGGGAACCAGCTGCGTGTGACGGTGCAAGCGATCCGGGTCGCCGACGGCTATCACCTTTGGTCGCAAATCTATGACTATGAGGAAGCCGACGCGCTCAGCATTCAAGACGAGATCGCGCGCGCGGTGGCGGAGACATTGAGCCAACAGCTTGCCGGTGAAGCCGGTGCGTCCGAGCTGTGCGGTCCGGGCAGATCAAGGCCGGCAGCAGCTCCCGAGATCGTGCATTCCGAGGCGCGGACCGTCGGCATACACGCCAGCGCAGGGTAA
- a CDS encoding sigma 54-interacting transcriptional regulator, translating into MSDADHHAELAKLRRERDLYLRLLNLGRQSELQIFLAEALGLIVEVADARQGYLELHDQENGDHPQWWIAHGLSSDEIDTVRAAISRGIIAEALATGKTIVTPSALLDPRFSERDSVRLGRIEAVLCTPIGDDPPRGVLYLQGRATPGLFSDEDRARAEIFAQHLAPLVDWLLAQHRSQTTADPTQPLRAALRLDGVIGRSLALAATLKQIALVAPLDVSVLLTGESGTGKSQLARVIHDNGPRAAQPFVEVNCAALPDTLIESELFGAMPGAHSTATRRIEGKVAAAERGTLFLDEIGDLSLSAQGKLLQLLQSRQYYPLGAAQPLQADVRVIAATNQDLRLAVSERRFREDLFYRLQVLPVRVPTLAERRDDIPELAAYFCATACQRHGLPRLELSRNAIRAAQSAEWPGHVRQLAHAMEAAVIRAAGAGAAQVERAHVFPEAAAEPTTSAPLTFQETTRRFHERLLRETLEDTGWNVVETARRLDLARSHVYNLIRAFGLQR; encoded by the coding sequence ATGAGTGACGCGGATCACCACGCGGAACTCGCGAAGCTCCGGCGCGAGCGCGACCTCTATCTCCGGTTGCTGAACCTCGGCCGCCAAAGTGAGTTGCAGATTTTTCTTGCCGAAGCCCTCGGCTTAATCGTCGAGGTCGCCGACGCGCGCCAGGGATATCTGGAGCTGCACGATCAGGAGAACGGCGATCACCCGCAGTGGTGGATCGCGCATGGGCTCTCCAGCGATGAAATCGACACCGTGCGCGCGGCCATTTCGCGCGGCATCATCGCCGAGGCGCTGGCGACCGGAAAAACCATCGTAACGCCGTCGGCGTTGCTCGATCCGCGTTTCAGCGAACGCGACAGCGTCCGCCTCGGCCGCATTGAAGCGGTGCTGTGCACCCCTATCGGCGACGATCCGCCGCGCGGCGTGCTGTATCTGCAAGGGCGCGCCACGCCCGGGTTGTTCTCCGACGAGGATCGGGCCCGCGCCGAGATCTTTGCGCAACACCTCGCGCCACTAGTGGATTGGCTGCTGGCCCAGCATCGGAGCCAGACCACCGCCGACCCGACGCAGCCGCTGCGCGCCGCCCTGCGGCTCGACGGCGTCATCGGCCGCAGCCTGGCATTGGCCGCGACCCTCAAACAAATCGCGTTGGTTGCGCCGCTCGACGTCAGCGTATTGCTCACCGGCGAGTCGGGCACTGGCAAGAGTCAACTCGCCCGCGTGATTCACGACAACGGACCGCGAGCGGCGCAGCCGTTTGTCGAAGTGAACTGCGCCGCATTACCGGACACACTGATCGAGAGCGAGCTGTTCGGCGCCATGCCGGGCGCGCACTCGACGGCGACGCGCCGCATCGAGGGCAAAGTCGCCGCCGCCGAGCGCGGCACGCTGTTTCTCGACGAGATCGGCGATCTCTCGCTCAGCGCGCAGGGCAAGTTGCTGCAACTGTTGCAGTCGCGGCAGTACTATCCCCTCGGCGCCGCGCAGCCGCTGCAAGCAGACGTGCGCGTGATCGCGGCGACCAACCAAGACCTCCGCCTCGCCGTAAGCGAGCGGCGGTTTCGCGAAGATCTGTTCTATCGCTTGCAGGTGCTGCCGGTACGGGTGCCGACACTGGCTGAGCGACGTGACGACATTCCGGAACTGGCCGCGTACTTCTGTGCGACCGCCTGTCAGCGCCACGGGCTGCCGCGACTCGAACTGTCGCGCAATGCGATTCGCGCCGCGCAGTCGGCGGAATGGCCGGGGCACGTGCGGCAACTGGCGCACGCGATGGAGGCGGCAGTGATTCGCGCTGCCGGTGCCGGCGCAGCGCAGGTCGAGCGAGCGCATGTGTTCCCCGAAGCCGCCGCTGAGCCCACCACGAGTGCACCGCTCACGTTCCAAGAGACGACCCGCCGCTTTCACGAGCGCCTGCTACGAGAGACACTCGAAGACACCGGTTGGAACGTGGTCGAAACCGCACGTCGCCTCGACCTGGCGCGCTCGCATGTCTACAACTTGATCCGGGCGTTTGGGTTGCAGCGCTAG